Below is a genomic region from Caulobacter rhizosphaerae.
CTCGCGCGCCGTCACCTCCAGGCTCAGCTGCGGATTGGACAGGCGGGCCAGCTCCTGCCCGGCCGCGACCAGGTCGCCGTCGGCGGCCAGGACAGCCTCCACCCGACCGGAGGTTTCGGCGGCGATGAACGTGGTCTCCGCCGGCGCGACCTCGGCGCGCAGCGGCGCATAGTCCAGATAGGGCGCGCGGACCACCTGGCCGAACGACAGGGCCGCGGCGTCCACGTCCACCGTGCCCGCCTTGGGCGACAGGCCCCAGGCCAACAGACCGGCGCCGGCCAGGACCGCGAGGCCCGCCGCCCACAGCCGGGCGGGCGTGAGCCGCCAGCGCCGTTCGACGTGACGGTCCATGCCGCCGGGGGCAATCGAGGAAGTCGAGGCGAACCTGCTCATGCTCTCAGGCTAATACGAACCGCGCAATTTCAATAAGTTGCTGGTTTTATTTGACTTATTGTCGGTTTGGCGTGAGTTTTGGCCTCAATGACATCGCCAATGTGTCCGATTCCGAACATGTCCGACGGCCGTCGCCCGTGCGCGCTATTCCTCGACGACGACCCGGACATCCTGGCGTCGGCCGAGCTGATCCTGGTGCGTGGCGGGTTCGATTTCGTGGGCGTCGAGGCCCCCGACGCGGCGCATGAGCGCCTCGACCGGGCGCCGGTCGACGTGCTGCTGCTGGACCTCAACTTCCGGCGGGGCGACACCTCCGGCGAAGCGGGGCTGGCGTTCCTGCAGAAGCGGCTTGCGGCGCGGCCGGACCTGCCCGTGGTGGTGGTCACCGGCCATTCGGGCATGGCCATCGCCGTTCAGGCCATGCGGCTGGGCGCCCAGGACTTCGTGGTCAAGCCCTGGAACAACGAGCGCCTGCTGGCCTCGGTGCGGGCGGCCATCGACACGCCCGCGCGCGTGCCGGCCAACCTGCCGCCCCAGGACCTGAACCTCGAACGCTCGGAGAAGGCGCTGATCCAGGCGGCGTTGACGCGGCGGCAGTTCAACGTCTCGCAGGCGGCCAAGGACCTGGGCCTGACCCGCGCGGCCCTCTATCGCAGGATGGAGAAGCATGGGCTCTAAGGCCTTGGCCCTGCGCCTGCTCGCCCAGGCGTCGATCTTCGCGCTGGGCGTCCTGGCCTGGCTGTCGGTCACGCACGGACTGTACGCGACGGCGCTGCTCTGCGCGCTGGCCGGCGCGGCCCTG
It encodes:
- a CDS encoding response regulator, which translates into the protein MSDGRRPCALFLDDDPDILASAELILVRGGFDFVGVEAPDAAHERLDRAPVDVLLLDLNFRRGDTSGEAGLAFLQKRLAARPDLPVVVVTGHSGMAIAVQAMRLGAQDFVVKPWNNERLLASVRAAIDTPARVPANLPPQDLNLERSEKALIQAALTRRQFNVSQAAKDLGLTRAALYRRMEKHGL